The proteins below come from a single Felis catus isolate Fca126 chromosome A1, F.catus_Fca126_mat1.0, whole genome shotgun sequence genomic window:
- the LOC123385975 gene encoding palladin-like: protein MEYATEMSEIKKKTTRVSLTISSLVNETSNIRSSYSTLVQPLYIDPQRMLSPCSNLSRSTCVVAPVFTKHLQDISTTSGQSVTFECHVQAITTVQIHWHREKKEIADSEDFQILRRSIVTIFLICFLFQLTLKSNSCCKV from the exons ATGGAATATGCTACAGAAATGTCAGA gataaagaagaaaaccacTAGAGTTTCTTTGACCATCAGTTCCCTGGTTAATGAAACCTCCAACATCAGATCAAGTTATTCTACCTTAGTTCAACCACTGTATATTGACCCCCAAAGG ATGCTGAGTCCCTGCAGCAACCTGTCCAGATCCACCTGTGTTGTAGCCCCTGTGTTCACCAAG CATCTTCAAGACATCTCTACAACCAGTGGTCAGTCTGTCACATTTGAATGCCACGTCCAGGCAATAACCACAGTTCAAATTCActggcacagagagaaaaaggagatagCAGACTCTGAGGACTTCCAGATTCTGAGGAGAAGTATTGTCACAAtctttttgatttgctttttatttcaattaaccTTGAAATCTAATTCATGTTGTAAAGTTTAA